The following are encoded together in the Fundulus heteroclitus isolate FHET01 chromosome 19, MU-UCD_Fhet_4.1, whole genome shotgun sequence genome:
- the LOC105921379 gene encoding psychosine receptor-like, producing the protein MDNLTLAANASGCFSVDTPFRRRLFLLYYLTVIIIGVPANAFSLYVSCQHIRRKNDLGVYLFHLALSDLTFTLGLSLWMDFLWRGVWDHGGYLCLVSVYSLYTNFYTSEALLCCIAVTRYLAVVHPLKCAWMRKVSTAAVIAVAMWVLVMGFNASTITWEDSYQETSMFSLCYEIFLPVSQTLVNASIARFFLGFVVPVLIVFYSTWSTCLAVKSNRATVDEERLRILKLLTVVLLCLVLCFGPVHVVMIVRMLLLHGCVSFKWFLCIYKVSLAISSINCLIDPLLYCFITRTGQENVKQVLIFFLGKQRSTEEVNYVC; encoded by the coding sequence ATGGACAACTTGACTCTGGCGGCCAATGCTTCAGGTTGTTTCTCCGTCGATACGCCCTTCAGGAGAAGGCTCTTTCTGCTCTACTACCTGACCGTCATCATCATCGGCGTCCCTGCTAACGCCTTCTCCCTCTACGTGTCGTGCCAGCACATCAGACGGAAGAACGACCTCGGCGTTTATCTCTTCCATCTGGCCTTGAGCGACCTGACCTTCACCTTGGGCCTTTCCCTGTGGATGGACTTCCTGTGGAGAGGTGTTTGGGACCATGGAGGCTACCTTTGCTTGGTCTCCGTCTACTCGCTCTACACCAACTTCTACACCAGTGAagctctcctctgctgcattgCCGTCACCCGCTACCTTGCTGTGGTTCACCCGCTGAAGTGTGCATGGATGAGGAAAGTCAGCACTGCCGCAGTGATCGCCGTTGCCATGTGGGTGTTAGTGATGGGCTTTAACGCTTCCACCATAACCTGGGAGGACTCCTACCAAGAAACCAGCATGTTTTCATTGTGCTATGAGATTTTTCTGCCAGTGTCGCAGACCCTGGTCAATGCCAGCATCGCCCGTTTCTTCCTGGGCTTCGTGGTTCCAGTTCTCATCGTCTTTTACTCCACCTGGAGCACCTGCCTGGCGGTAAAATCCAACCGGGCCACGGTGGACGAGGAACGCCTACGGATTTTAAAGCTACTGACGGTGGTTCTTTTGTGCCTTGTGCTTTGCTTCGGCCCGGTCCATGTCGTCATGATTGTCcgcatgctgctgctgcatggcTGCGTGAGTTTTAAGTGGTTCCTCTGTATTTACAAGGTTAGCCTGGCTATATCCAGCATCAACTGTCTTATAGACCCACTGCTCTACTGTTTCATTACTAGAACAGGCCAGGAAAATGTCAAACAGGTTCTGATTTTCTTCTTGGGAAAGCAGAGAAGCACGGAGGAGGTAAATTATGTATGTTAA